From Phycisphaerae bacterium, one genomic window encodes:
- a CDS encoding class I SAM-dependent methyltransferase has translation MRTDHVNCPIRIRVELNNPDEPLEMIGFTIARYKFACKWMRETDKVMEVGCGAGFGCNFLSRHVRRVTGLDIDPESVARCAATYHRDNLEYVVGDIVHPQQTPKGDYDVVVSFEMIEHVSADDGRLMVANCARHLKDGGLFILSTPRSRVDRSVSRRHHHVHEYDYDSFVGTLNPHFRRVMVFCQNDEYIYAGHPSTAWNFIGLCFK, from the coding sequence ATGAGAACCGACCACGTGAATTGTCCGATCCGTATTCGGGTCGAGCTCAACAACCCGGACGAACCACTGGAAATGATCGGTTTCACGATCGCCCGGTATAAGTTCGCCTGCAAATGGATGCGGGAAACGGACAAGGTCATGGAGGTCGGATGCGGGGCGGGCTTCGGATGCAACTTCCTCAGCCGGCACGTACGCCGGGTCACCGGGCTGGACATCGACCCGGAGTCCGTGGCTCGGTGCGCGGCCACCTATCATCGCGACAACCTGGAATACGTGGTTGGAGACATCGTGCATCCCCAACAGACGCCGAAGGGCGACTACGACGTCGTGGTCAGCTTCGAGATGATCGAACACGTCAGCGCCGACGACGGCCGGTTGATGGTCGCTAACTGCGCCCGGCACCTCAAGGACGGGGGGCTGTTCATCCTGAGCACGCCGCGCAGCCGGGTCGATCGGTCCGTGTCCAGGCGGCATCACCACGTCCATGAGTACGATTACGACTCATTTGTGGGAACGCTGAACCCGCATTTCCGTAGAGTCATGGTGTTCTGCCAGAACGACGAATACATCTACGCGGGACATCCGTCCACGGCATGGAACTTCATCGGACTATGCTTCAAGTGA
- a CDS encoding radical SAM protein, which translates to MQEGEPFSPYKILNHFDRVQAVVTGELVYPVTVEIDPSNKCNHRCQWCVSAQSHTGEQLEYERFVELIAELEAQQVRSIVLKGGGEPTVHPQINEMLRACAGRGLAVGLITNGSMPREGTPQAVLDTADWVRVSLDAALPATHRLIHGTTDFNRILRNIEYLTTHSNRTVVGLNFVADQRNHREIVAFAQLARSLGTAYASIRCVFNPEAALPVEIREEMRRQATLAKRLDNHQFRVLLGNFTDQYLNADPRQAFPWRRCLGPNLVGVIGADGEVFACCFLRGNKPFSFGNVNHQSFEAIWTGSRRREVMARVDEGACGRACMGGMTSSRYNTYNDILNYLMLERKQHVDFI; encoded by the coding sequence ATGCAAGAGGGTGAGCCTTTCAGCCCCTACAAGATCCTCAACCACTTCGACCGCGTCCAGGCCGTCGTAACCGGTGAACTCGTGTATCCGGTCACGGTAGAGATCGATCCGTCCAACAAGTGCAATCATCGCTGCCAGTGGTGCGTCAGCGCTCAATCCCACACCGGAGAGCAGCTCGAGTACGAGCGATTCGTCGAACTGATCGCCGAACTCGAGGCCCAGCAAGTCCGGTCCATTGTACTCAAGGGTGGCGGCGAGCCGACCGTCCACCCTCAAATCAACGAGATGCTCCGAGCTTGTGCCGGCCGCGGCCTGGCCGTGGGACTCATCACCAACGGCTCGATGCCACGCGAAGGAACGCCCCAGGCGGTACTCGATACGGCCGACTGGGTCCGGGTGAGTCTCGATGCGGCATTGCCGGCCACTCATCGACTCATCCATGGCACAACAGACTTCAATCGCATCCTCCGGAACATCGAGTACCTCACCACGCACAGCAACCGGACGGTGGTTGGCCTCAACTTCGTGGCTGACCAGCGAAACCACCGGGAAATCGTCGCCTTCGCCCAGTTGGCCCGCTCGCTCGGAACTGCCTACGCCAGCATCCGCTGCGTCTTCAACCCCGAGGCCGCTTTGCCGGTCGAGATCCGCGAGGAAATGCGCCGCCAGGCAACCCTCGCCAAACGGCTGGACAACCACCAGTTCCGCGTCCTCCTCGGCAACTTCACCGATCAGTACCTGAACGCCGACCCGCGTCAGGCGTTCCCTTGGCGCCGATGCCTGGGGCCGAACCTGGTCGGAGTGATCGGGGCCGACGGCGAGGTCTTCGCCTGCTGCTTCCTGCGAGGCAATAAGCCCTTCAGCTTCGGCAACGTCAACCATCAGAGCTTTGAGGCCATCTGGACGGGTTCGAGACGCCGCGAGGTGATGGCTCGCGTCGATGAGGGAGCATGCGGGCGGGCGTGCATGGGCGGCATGACCTCGAGCCGCTACAACACGTACAACGACATCCTGAACTACCTGATGCTCGAGAGAAAGCAGCACGTGGACTTCATCTGA
- a CDS encoding glycosyltransferase → MLSSGIDHCVALLAERYPLLLQDIQTWRQTNPIVMAPTEKQIPPCYQTSGRNDYLFNASEAWPARQRLEALSEGRKVVQMFHSVPQFLLFLGSPGASECIQHQAWRPWIMVPGMHYGESWCRREPPRDWPWGLWRGAWPEPPARQGAQFIGHGLGMLLDLVSHELRGRIAPAYVNRPKPGSILKAGDRPLRVLAAAMRNTSYQGYCARDIASALGAHGVQTRLVLLEQTPAKSYDLLEHLQEFDPDILFINGETRAQYPGLPSELCVVTWDQDYGACWHPQYGDNRLSRDKLLVMLEDWREDALSAGIGPEHVLHLNIGTNQEIYHPAEIASTPTYDVLFVGNIYPWEWYKDLIQFKHLKPELQRVFEYARLRLRDWVLHQGEDEPFILPELGTFLADCAAELGLTGQTTQWSPRQDTLYFRYRVAHFVLRELYVSALAEFRLGLFGNGWTESPAVASQARSKIENGPPLLEAVRQSAINLHLHTWTVHHPRLYDTAAAGGFLLVGRVHELHPLEEVFEPGRELDTFGSITELKRKIRYYLDHPEQRMGMARQAAERTLRDHTMARRMSQLLEVLKSDESSDNLSDARTGRHVATGTAR, encoded by the coding sequence GTGCTCAGCAGCGGAATCGATCATTGTGTTGCTCTCCTGGCGGAACGTTACCCGCTGCTATTACAGGACATACAAACCTGGCGGCAGACGAATCCCATCGTCATGGCGCCCACCGAGAAGCAGATTCCCCCATGCTACCAGACCAGCGGACGAAACGACTACCTGTTCAATGCCAGCGAGGCGTGGCCGGCTCGACAGAGGTTGGAGGCACTCTCTGAAGGACGAAAAGTCGTCCAGATGTTCCACAGCGTACCCCAGTTCCTGCTGTTCCTGGGCTCGCCAGGGGCATCGGAGTGCATTCAGCACCAGGCATGGAGACCCTGGATCATGGTTCCAGGGATGCACTACGGCGAATCCTGGTGTCGGCGCGAGCCGCCTCGGGATTGGCCCTGGGGCCTGTGGCGCGGAGCCTGGCCGGAGCCTCCCGCCCGCCAAGGGGCTCAGTTTATCGGACACGGACTGGGTATGCTGCTGGACCTGGTCAGTCACGAATTGCGCGGCCGCATCGCTCCGGCGTACGTCAACCGCCCGAAGCCCGGTTCGATCTTGAAGGCTGGAGACCGACCGTTGCGAGTGCTGGCCGCGGCGATGCGCAACACCTCCTATCAGGGCTACTGCGCCCGCGACATCGCCTCCGCACTCGGCGCCCACGGGGTGCAGACTCGACTCGTGCTCCTCGAACAAACGCCGGCCAAGTCCTACGACCTCCTGGAGCATCTCCAGGAATTCGATCCGGACATCCTGTTCATCAACGGCGAGACCCGCGCCCAGTATCCCGGCCTACCCAGCGAACTCTGCGTGGTCACCTGGGACCAAGACTACGGTGCTTGCTGGCATCCCCAATACGGCGACAACCGCTTGTCGAGAGACAAGCTCTTGGTCATGCTCGAAGACTGGCGGGAAGACGCTCTGTCCGCGGGAATTGGGCCTGAGCACGTGCTCCATCTGAACATCGGGACCAATCAGGAAATCTACCATCCTGCCGAGATCGCTTCAACACCAACTTACGACGTGCTCTTCGTGGGTAATATCTACCCGTGGGAGTGGTACAAGGACCTCATCCAATTCAAGCACCTCAAGCCTGAATTGCAGCGCGTATTCGAGTACGCCCGACTGAGGCTGCGCGATTGGGTCCTCCATCAGGGCGAGGACGAGCCCTTCATTCTCCCCGAACTGGGCACTTTCCTGGCCGACTGCGCCGCGGAGTTGGGTCTGACCGGCCAGACCACCCAATGGAGCCCCAGACAGGACACGCTGTACTTCCGCTATCGGGTGGCCCACTTCGTGTTGAGGGAACTCTACGTCTCCGCCTTGGCCGAGTTTCGACTTGGGCTCTTCGGAAACGGCTGGACAGAGTCTCCCGCGGTGGCGAGCCAGGCTCGATCCAAGATCGAGAACGGTCCGCCTCTCCTCGAAGCCGTCCGGCAATCGGCGATCAATCTGCATCTGCACACTTGGACAGTACACCACCCGCGGCTGTACGACACCGCAGCGGCCGGCGGATTCCTGTTGGTCGGGCGGGTGCACGAGCTGCATCCGCTCGAAGAGGTCTTTGAGCCGGGCAGGGAACTGGATACGTTCGGCTCCATCACCGAGCTGAAGCGGAAGATCCGCTACTACCTGGACCATCCCGAGCAGCGCATGGGGATGGCCCGCCAGGCCGCCGAACGAACGCTGCGCGATCACACCATGGCGAGACGTATGTCTCAACTCCTGGAGGTACTCAAGAGCGATGAGTCATCCGACAACCTGTCCGACGCACGAACCGGGCGCCATGTCGCCACCGGTACTGCCCGCTGA
- a CDS encoding transcriptional regulator: MTDEVLNARLAEAQDRINALPAEQRGPLLALVEETRQRHLELKKSFNRIHEAVDEWRLQMKYLIFDREATHRELDQLRKRLDGSEPS, translated from the coding sequence ATGACCGACGAGGTGCTCAACGCCAGACTGGCAGAAGCTCAAGACAGAATCAATGCTCTGCCCGCCGAACAACGCGGCCCCCTGCTCGCGCTCGTTGAGGAGACCCGCCAACGCCACCTGGAGCTGAAGAAGAGCTTTAATCGTATTCACGAGGCGGTCGACGAGTGGCGACTTCAGATGAAGTACCTCATTTTCGATCGCGAGGCCACTCATCGGGAGCTGGACCAGCTCCGCAAGCGGCTGGACGGATCTGAGCCGTCGTAG
- a CDS encoding aldo/keto reductase yields MRYRTFGRLGWQVSEIGFGAWAIGSHWGTQSDEDSTRALHRALDLGCNFIDTAQAYGDGRSERVIAQVLQSRKGERIYVATKIPPRQPGDWPPSPYDRMEDRFPEAYLRERVEFSLGNLRTDCLDVVQLHTWTRAWNREPAALEVLNKLRKEGKLRAIGISTPEHDQNSLIDLMRAGHLDSVQVIYNIFEQEPRAEFLPDAARNRVGVIVRVPFDESVLTGKHTAASRFEQGDFRNKYFAGDRLERAVHRTERIRAVIGSSEPDLSTAALKFALHPTAVSTVIPGIRSVRQAELNCGVSDQPRMSDELEGKLHTHYWRRGFWYAGK; encoded by the coding sequence ATGAGGTACCGGACGTTCGGACGGCTCGGCTGGCAGGTTTCCGAGATCGGCTTCGGCGCGTGGGCCATTGGATCGCACTGGGGCACACAGAGCGACGAGGATTCCACCAGAGCACTTCACCGTGCCCTCGACCTGGGCTGCAATTTCATCGACACTGCCCAGGCGTACGGCGACGGGCGCAGTGAGCGAGTCATCGCCCAGGTGCTTCAGAGCCGGAAGGGCGAGCGGATCTACGTCGCGACCAAAATCCCACCTCGGCAACCAGGCGACTGGCCGCCTAGCCCATACGACCGCATGGAAGATCGTTTCCCGGAAGCCTATCTCCGCGAAAGGGTGGAGTTCAGTCTTGGTAATCTGAGGACCGACTGCCTCGATGTGGTCCAGCTTCATACCTGGACCCGCGCATGGAACCGCGAACCTGCAGCCCTCGAAGTACTTAACAAGCTCCGCAAGGAGGGCAAACTCCGCGCCATCGGCATCTCTACACCCGAGCATGACCAGAACTCGCTCATCGATCTCATGCGCGCCGGTCATCTCGACAGCGTTCAGGTCATCTACAACATCTTCGAGCAGGAACCGCGAGCCGAGTTCCTTCCCGATGCCGCCCGCAACCGTGTGGGTGTGATCGTCCGCGTACCCTTCGATGAGAGCGTGCTGACCGGCAAGCATACCGCCGCCTCCAGGTTCGAGCAGGGGGACTTCCGCAACAAGTACTTCGCGGGCGACCGACTTGAGCGGGCCGTCCACCGGACCGAGCGAATCCGCGCGGTCATCGGTTCATCCGAGCCCGACCTGTCCACCGCCGCTCTGAAGTTCGCACTCCACCCCACGGCCGTGTCCACGGTCATTCCAGGTATCCGCAGCGTCCGGCAGGCCGAGCTGAATTGCGGAGTCAGCGATCAGCCCCGGATGAGCGACGAACTGGAGGGCAAACTGCACACCCACTACTGGCGCAGGGGCTTCTGGTACGCCGGCAAGTGA
- a CDS encoding polysaccharide biosynthesis/export family protein — protein sequence MRRLQRSAMWVARRRTPGTWQYLGRACGELSALSAMIVFGLACVVNSGCHDDRISVHEFLAMEQAQPGTQAISASEQAIAASQPAKPVTIPGLEPWATGPYTVGPDDVLAITVAGLEAASLPPAYQTRVNQQGQIRLPSIGAVPVAGLTLDQLEARILEKYAGKIRDAETQITVTAEVKVYGPISVTVFGDLYRASNAQFQQVELRHDRASVLQAIQSAGGFQEFGGRVTLIPARNPGQPVLFDLSNRADLVRAAKPGTIDQADLLIVDNRPNQAIYVYGLVNIPGPIAMPRGATMSVLQTIGAAGGPPLAFEPREATLMRRKSAGEVVRVKLNLDKIKEGKDPDIALAAGDVLVVPHNAATRIEEYINRAFQPRIGVGIDTTYNPWTLYYLRKSAEIGGQNGNYFNSLTNLLQTGAITPLPTGTTTAVP from the coding sequence ATGCGTAGGTTGCAACGGTCGGCGATGTGGGTGGCGCGAAGACGGACCCCAGGGACTTGGCAGTACCTCGGGAGGGCCTGCGGTGAACTGAGCGCCTTGTCTGCCATGATCGTCTTTGGGCTGGCGTGCGTAGTGAACTCAGGCTGCCATGATGACCGGATCAGCGTCCACGAGTTCCTGGCCATGGAACAGGCACAGCCCGGCACGCAGGCCATTTCCGCTTCTGAACAGGCCATCGCTGCCAGCCAGCCGGCCAAGCCGGTGACGATACCAGGTCTGGAGCCCTGGGCCACTGGACCCTACACGGTGGGGCCGGATGACGTGTTGGCCATCACGGTGGCCGGTCTCGAGGCGGCCAGTCTCCCTCCGGCTTATCAGACCCGGGTTAACCAACAGGGCCAGATCAGGCTCCCGTCGATCGGTGCTGTCCCGGTGGCCGGTTTGACGCTTGACCAACTCGAAGCCCGCATACTGGAGAAGTACGCAGGCAAGATCCGCGACGCAGAGACGCAGATCACAGTTACGGCCGAGGTCAAGGTCTACGGCCCGATCAGCGTCACCGTATTTGGAGACCTTTACCGGGCGAGCAACGCGCAGTTCCAGCAAGTGGAGCTGCGTCATGACCGAGCCAGTGTTTTGCAGGCGATTCAGAGTGCCGGCGGCTTCCAGGAGTTTGGGGGGCGCGTCACGCTGATTCCGGCCAGGAACCCTGGTCAGCCGGTCCTGTTTGACCTCAGCAACCGAGCGGACCTGGTGCGAGCGGCGAAGCCTGGCACGATAGACCAAGCTGACCTGCTGATCGTCGACAACCGGCCGAACCAAGCGATCTACGTATACGGTCTCGTGAACATCCCGGGGCCGATCGCGATGCCGCGGGGCGCGACCATGTCCGTTCTTCAGACGATCGGTGCGGCCGGTGGTCCGCCGCTGGCGTTTGAGCCCAGGGAGGCCACGCTCATGCGCCGGAAATCTGCCGGCGAGGTCGTGCGGGTCAAGCTCAATCTCGACAAGATCAAGGAAGGCAAGGACCCGGACATCGCCTTGGCGGCGGGCGACGTTCTCGTCGTACCGCACAACGCGGCGACCCGTATCGAGGAGTACATCAACCGCGCGTTCCAGCCGAGAATTGGGGTGGGCATCGACACGACGTACAATCCGTGGACGCTGTACTATCTGAGGAAGAGCGCCGAAATCGGCGGGCAAAACGGCAACTACTTCAACTCGTTAACCAACCTGCTGCAAACCGGCGCCATCACGCCGTTGCCGACGGGAACGACGACGGCTGTGCCATAG